Proteins from a single region of Spirochaetota bacterium:
- a CDS encoding curli assembly protein CsgG, which translates to MKKAFVIVIALAAIAFIGCSSIDVTISRKTDVSKKMKKVAVLPFDVKGAAWGDEFADAITNQFFKTGKIEVAEREAIEKILKEQNLSMTGIVEDNEQATRVGQLLGADVIIIGRGSALQHSMDGKSIQNLIDTFTLKALSVEKGELLFTVRKEPGSAWDWRYRSKFCLSLSLIWDREDVLVDSSRYDDISKQIVKQVLEAIKEIEDMKKAKAK; encoded by the coding sequence ATGAAAAAGGCTTTCGTCATCGTGATCGCCCTCGCGGCAATCGCGTTTATCGGGTGTTCGAGCATCGATGTCACCATTTCCAGGAAAACCGACGTCAGTAAAAAGATGAAAAAGGTGGCCGTGCTCCCGTTCGACGTCAAGGGGGCCGCATGGGGTGACGAATTCGCGGACGCCATAACCAATCAATTTTTTAAAACCGGCAAGATCGAGGTCGCCGAGAGGGAAGCGATTGAAAAAATCCTGAAAGAACAGAACCTGAGCATGACCGGTATCGTCGAGGACAACGAGCAGGCAACGAGGGTAGGCCAGCTCCTGGGGGCCGATGTCATCATCATAGGACGCGGATCGGCGCTTCAGCATTCAATGGACGGCAAATCCATCCAGAACCTTATCGATACCTTTACCCTTAAAGCGCTCAGCGTGGAGAAGGGTGAATTGCTTTTCACCGTGCGCAAGGAGCCGGGTTCGGCATGGGACTGGAGATACCGTTCCAAGTTTTGTCTCAGTCTTTCCTTGATCTGGGATAGAGAGGACGTGCTCGTAGACAGCTCCCGTTACGACGACATCTCCAAGCAGATCGTAAAACAAGTCCTCGAGGCGATTAAAGAAATCGAGGACATGAAAAAAGCCAAGGCAAAATGA